The proteins below come from a single Polymorphobacter fuscus genomic window:
- a CDS encoding recombinase family protein, with the protein MKTLVSYIRVSTQAQGRSGLGIEAQREMLRRFADAEGCEVIAEYVEVETGKGGDALERRPQLAAALAAARKAGGAVLVAKLDRLSRDVHFISGLMAQRVPFVVAELGADTDPFVLHLYAALAEKERALISERTKSALAAKKAQGVKLGNRTNLGEAQALGSDSNHRAAVAFAANVLPIVRQIEASGATSLRAIAAALNARGIRTARGGDWHPTTVRNLVAMAA; encoded by the coding sequence ATGAAAACGCTGGTTTCATACATCCGGGTTTCGACACAAGCGCAGGGGCGTTCGGGCCTTGGAATCGAAGCGCAGCGCGAAATGCTTCGCCGGTTCGCCGACGCAGAGGGCTGCGAAGTCATCGCCGAATATGTCGAGGTCGAGACTGGCAAGGGCGGTGACGCCTTGGAGCGCCGTCCGCAGTTGGCCGCCGCATTGGCCGCAGCGCGCAAGGCTGGCGGCGCGGTCCTGGTTGCCAAGCTTGATCGCCTGTCGCGCGACGTCCACTTTATCAGCGGCCTGATGGCGCAGCGCGTGCCGTTCGTCGTTGCTGAACTTGGTGCCGACACCGACCCGTTTGTTCTCCACCTCTATGCTGCCCTTGCCGAAAAAGAGCGGGCGCTCATTTCGGAGCGGACCAAGTCCGCGCTGGCGGCCAAAAAGGCGCAGGGCGTAAAGCTGGGCAACCGTACCAACCTTGGCGAAGCGCAGGCGTTGGGATCGGATAGCAACCACCGGGCCGCCGTTGCCTTCGCTGCCAACGTGCTGCCGATCGTTCGCCAGATTGAGGCAAGCGGCGCGACATCGCTTCGTGCGATTGCGGCGGCCCTGAACGCTCGCGGCATTCGGACGGCTCGCGGCGGGGATTGGCACCCTACGACGGTGCGGAACTTGGTTGCGATGGCGGCCTAG
- a CDS encoding HGGxSTG domain-containing protein, whose translation MASTRRGTLCQSPAMPNGRCRIHGGLNPGAPKGNRNAWKHGRRSREAIELRRLMRLLAKDCRDALS comes from the coding sequence TTGGCGTCGACCCGGCGGGGGACGTTGTGTCAGTCGCCGGCCATGCCGAACGGGCGCTGTCGGATTCACGGCGGGCTTAATCCGGGAGCGCCGAAGGGCAACCGCAATGCCTGGAAGCATGGTCGACGATCGCGCGAGGCAATCGAGTTGCGGCGGCTGATGCGGTTGCTGGCGAAAGATTGTCGAGACGCTCTGTCGTGA
- a CDS encoding DUF3987 domain-containing protein produces MSNAAARAFEAAAPVNPVPDMSVLSAGRREPPAFPTDLFSERLWQIAREYADGAGAPVDYVASAMLSVAAATIGGARKVQPFRGVSWYESSILWIGAVGDPSSNKSPALGAIVEPLRDIERDLAPGYADDLRRWETDELTAKLEHDAWAATVKDANKCGHSVPVMPQSAVAPAKPQRPRLMTQDATPEGIAAIMFTNRRLVCYRDELTGWFQSFERYSPGGRTQWLEAYGGRPLVVDRKGADAPLVIPFNGVSVLGGIQPDKLGSIVLAGDDDGLAARFLWVWPRPMPQKRPRPHSDESLWPVMLRRLVALPMSVSESGHPCSLILPLDDDAADAFDRWTAANKACAHDGGALYKGFVGKLTGAVLRIAMVLQMLDWAEWGGPEPQSIALCHVATACTFADSYAKPMALRVFGDAVLPLPERNAATMARWIVDNQSRSINLSALRRLKLPGLRDEAAIDAATKVLVDADWLTFTGQRAGDTPGRAPKNYMVNPLVHTLDRGAQE; encoded by the coding sequence ATGAGCAACGCAGCCGCGCGAGCCTTTGAGGCCGCAGCGCCGGTTAACCCGGTGCCCGATATGTCGGTGCTGTCGGCCGGGCGTCGGGAGCCTCCCGCGTTCCCGACCGATCTATTCTCGGAACGCCTTTGGCAGATTGCCAGAGAGTATGCGGACGGCGCTGGGGCACCCGTCGATTATGTGGCTTCGGCGATGTTGTCAGTAGCGGCGGCAACAATCGGCGGCGCTCGCAAGGTGCAGCCGTTTCGTGGGGTGTCCTGGTACGAATCGTCAATCTTGTGGATTGGCGCGGTCGGTGATCCGTCATCGAACAAGAGCCCGGCACTCGGTGCCATTGTCGAACCTTTGCGCGATATCGAGCGCGACCTTGCACCGGGCTACGCAGACGATCTGCGCCGCTGGGAAACCGACGAACTGACGGCCAAGCTTGAACATGACGCATGGGCCGCGACGGTGAAGGATGCCAATAAATGCGGGCACTCTGTCCCGGTCATGCCGCAGTCTGCGGTTGCACCAGCCAAGCCGCAGCGGCCTCGTCTGATGACACAGGACGCCACGCCGGAAGGCATCGCGGCAATCATGTTCACCAATCGCCGCCTGGTCTGTTATCGCGACGAACTCACCGGCTGGTTTCAGAGTTTCGAGCGATATTCGCCTGGCGGTCGGACGCAGTGGCTAGAAGCGTATGGCGGGCGTCCGCTTGTTGTCGATCGCAAGGGCGCTGATGCGCCGCTGGTGATCCCGTTCAATGGCGTGTCTGTTCTCGGAGGCATCCAGCCGGACAAGCTAGGGTCGATCGTATTGGCGGGCGATGACGACGGCTTGGCGGCCCGGTTTCTGTGGGTCTGGCCTCGCCCTATGCCGCAGAAGCGGCCTCGTCCGCACTCCGACGAATCCTTGTGGCCGGTGATGCTGCGAAGGCTTGTCGCGCTGCCTATGAGCGTCAGTGAGAGTGGGCACCCATGTTCCTTAATCTTGCCGCTCGATGACGACGCAGCGGACGCGTTCGACCGTTGGACGGCGGCAAACAAGGCCTGCGCCCATGACGGCGGCGCGCTCTACAAGGGCTTCGTCGGCAAGCTGACTGGCGCTGTTTTGCGAATTGCGATGGTGCTGCAAATGCTCGATTGGGCGGAATGGGGCGGGCCTGAGCCTCAGTCGATTGCGCTATGCCATGTGGCGACGGCCTGCACCTTCGCAGACAGTTATGCAAAGCCGATGGCGCTCCGGGTGTTTGGCGATGCCGTGTTGCCTCTGCCTGAGCGCAACGCCGCGACAATGGCGCGGTGGATTGTCGATAATCAAAGCCGATCGATCAACCTTAGCGCGCTCCGCCGGCTCAAGCTGCCCGGCTTACGCGACGAGGCGGCAATCGACGCGGCAACAAAGGTCCTGGTCGACGCGGATTGGTTGACGTTCACGGGGCAACGCGCTGGCGACACGCCGGGCCGCGCTCCGAAAAACTACATGGTCAATCCGCTCGTCCACACTCTCGACCGGGGGGCGCAAGAATGA
- a CDS encoding CHC2 zinc finger domain-containing protein yields MSPLQRIDIDALKASVSLADVVGRRVKLRRVGRELVGLCPFHDERTPSFGVNDDKGMFHCFGCGANGDVVRFVMQSEGLSFLDAARWLGAGEWPAVDPVTRQAAVVADSAERLAKIADAKALWASAIGTPSTPAEYYLRHRGIVMQAPWSIRYASTWFWKDYETGECSANRPAMICAVQDVAGQVVGVQRVFIDPHGRGKFPMSNPKRSLGRIIGCALRLGPPATDHVIVCEGPEDGLTLSQCLPAVPVWVAMGTSVMPLLELPDSVRVVTLAGDNNAPGRAAVDAAAAAFTGKGLEVRTMFPDAAFADFNDELRNIRK; encoded by the coding sequence ATGAGTCCGCTGCAACGTATCGATATCGACGCCCTCAAGGCAAGCGTGTCGCTTGCCGATGTTGTCGGCCGCCGGGTGAAGCTTCGGCGTGTCGGTCGCGAGCTGGTCGGCCTGTGTCCGTTCCATGACGAACGGACGCCCTCGTTCGGCGTCAACGATGACAAGGGCATGTTCCATTGCTTCGGCTGCGGCGCGAATGGTGACGTAGTGCGCTTCGTGATGCAGAGCGAAGGCCTGTCGTTCCTCGACGCGGCGCGCTGGCTTGGCGCTGGCGAGTGGCCGGCGGTCGATCCTGTGACACGTCAAGCGGCCGTGGTGGCTGACAGTGCCGAACGTCTCGCCAAGATTGCCGACGCCAAGGCGCTATGGGCCTCTGCCATAGGCACGCCCTCGACGCCGGCCGAATACTACCTCCGGCATCGCGGCATCGTCATGCAAGCGCCCTGGTCGATCCGCTACGCCTCGACATGGTTTTGGAAGGACTACGAAACAGGCGAATGCAGCGCCAACCGGCCCGCGATGATCTGCGCTGTTCAGGACGTGGCCGGGCAAGTTGTCGGGGTGCAGCGGGTGTTTATTGATCCGCACGGCCGGGGCAAATTCCCCATGTCGAACCCCAAGCGCAGCCTTGGCCGCATCATCGGTTGCGCGCTCCGGCTTGGGCCGCCGGCAACCGATCATGTCATTGTCTGCGAAGGCCCTGAGGACGGGCTAACGCTGTCGCAATGCCTGCCTGCCGTGCCCGTATGGGTGGCCATGGGCACTTCAGTCATGCCGCTGCTTGAACTGCCCGATAGCGTCCGGGTGGTCACGCTGGCGGGCGACAACAACGCGCCGGGGCGGGCCGCTGTCGACGCCGCAGCCGCAGCCTTTACCGGCAAGGGCTTGGAGGTCCGGACGATGTTTCCGGATGCCGCCTTTGCCGATTTCAACGACGAGTTGAGGAATATTCGCAAATGA
- a CDS encoding helix-turn-helix domain-containing protein — protein sequence MSDNAFPKLPVELPSGARPALNTEQAAAYCGLAATTMETLRCRGGGPRFVRYGRKAIRYVMSDLDQWMAARTVGSTSENLAA from the coding sequence ATGTCCGACAACGCCTTTCCCAAGTTACCAGTTGAACTTCCATCCGGCGCAAGGCCCGCGCTGAACACCGAACAAGCGGCCGCTTACTGCGGCCTCGCTGCAACAACGATGGAAACCCTGCGCTGTCGGGGCGGTGGTCCGCGCTTCGTCCGCTACGGCCGCAAAGCAATCCGGTACGTCATGTCCGATCTTGACCAATGGATGGCGGCTCGCACCGTTGGCAGCACGTCCGAAAACCTTGCAGCGTAG
- a CDS encoding tyrosine-type recombinase/integrase — MAVGKLTKRSVEALATPEKGRAFLWDDTLKGFGVMLTHKGQRSYVVQYRIGGREGTTQRATIGQHGNPWTQETARARAVELLDLVRRKIDPVQADRDRLALEREGKANDERYAFSTAADLYIAHLRQKGLKSADEIAAIFERDLKPHFLQKPLHRIKRADIHTCTAAVGLRSKSSANRAHSWLRAMLNWAVDQDRFGIHVSPMEKMAQPFESGKRERVLTDAELSIILDCIHELSEPHSSFMLMLVFTAQRRNEVAGMRWEELDIDSRQWLIPGSRTKNKIEHLLPLSLSAVEAIELTEPELARRQGFVFTSNGKKAVASFSECKRNLDKLIADRLKRDADEAGVDYVPMPSWVLHDLRRTVATGLQRMGTRIEYTEALLNHVSGSTGGLVGIYQRYKYWPEKVDAMAAWDRQIDEIRSGKGLTHAAGRDNPTAPQERAA, encoded by the coding sequence GTGGCGGTCGGGAAGCTTACTAAACGGTCGGTCGAGGCGCTGGCGACGCCTGAGAAGGGGCGGGCGTTCCTGTGGGATGATACCCTGAAAGGCTTCGGGGTGATGCTGACGCACAAGGGGCAACGCTCCTACGTCGTGCAATACAGGATCGGCGGCCGGGAAGGTACGACGCAGCGCGCCACCATTGGGCAGCACGGCAACCCGTGGACGCAGGAAACCGCGCGGGCGCGTGCTGTCGAACTACTCGATTTGGTCCGCCGCAAGATTGATCCGGTGCAAGCCGATCGGGACCGGCTGGCGCTTGAGCGGGAAGGCAAGGCTAACGACGAGCGTTACGCGTTCTCGACGGCCGCAGACCTGTACATTGCGCACCTTCGGCAAAAGGGTCTGAAAAGCGCCGACGAGATTGCAGCAATCTTTGAGCGCGACCTGAAGCCTCATTTTCTGCAAAAGCCGCTGCACAGGATCAAGCGCGCCGATATCCACACCTGCACGGCGGCCGTTGGCCTTCGTAGCAAGTCATCTGCCAATCGCGCCCATAGTTGGCTTCGCGCCATGCTCAATTGGGCAGTCGATCAAGACCGCTTCGGCATTCACGTTTCGCCTATGGAGAAGATGGCGCAACCGTTCGAAAGCGGCAAGCGCGAACGGGTGCTGACGGATGCAGAGTTGTCGATAATCCTCGACTGCATTCACGAACTTTCAGAGCCGCATTCGTCGTTCATGCTCATGCTCGTTTTCACGGCGCAACGCCGGAACGAGGTCGCGGGTATGCGCTGGGAGGAACTTGATATTGATAGCCGGCAATGGCTGATTCCTGGCTCCCGCACCAAAAACAAGATTGAGCATCTGCTCCCGCTGAGCCTAAGCGCGGTCGAGGCAATCGAACTGACTGAGCCGGAACTTGCTCGTAGGCAGGGTTTCGTTTTCACGTCGAACGGCAAAAAGGCCGTGGCCAGCTTCTCTGAGTGCAAGCGCAACCTCGACAAGCTTATCGCCGATCGTCTCAAGCGCGATGCCGACGAGGCCGGCGTTGATTACGTGCCCATGCCTAGCTGGGTGCTGCATGATCTGCGGCGGACGGTCGCCACGGGCCTGCAACGAATGGGCACAAGGATTGAGTACACAGAGGCGCTTCTCAACCATGTGTCCGGGTCGACTGGCGGCCTCGTCGGGATCTATCAGCGTTACAAATACTGGCCTGAGAAGGTCGACGCCATGGCCGCTTGGGATCGCCAGATTGATGAGATTCGCAGCGGCAAAGGTCTAACTCATGCAGCCGGGCGGGATAATCCGACCGCGCCGCAAGAGCGTGCCGCATGA
- a CDS encoding OFA family MFS transporter — MTEALGRASPGDLKWLDAARTVASPGFNRWLVPPCALAIHLCIGMAYGFSVFWLPLARAIGVSDPVVCTGMTLADALTTTTCDWRVGDLVWTYSIFFVVLGAAAALWGGWLERVGPRRAGVVAACCWCGGMAIGAYGVAVHQLWLIWLGTGLIGGIGLGIGYISPVSTLIKWFPDRRGLATGMAIMGFGGGAMVGSPLADLLMRHFADDSQVGVWQTMLSLAAIYFVFMMAGALGYRVPRAGWAPAGWTSPGAETGVGTGFHVHLRDAHRTPQFWLVWLVLLLNVSASIGIIGIASPMLQEIFGGRLIGADVAFTAFDTDQKAAAAAVGAGFVGLISLFNIGGRPLWSSASDRLGRKATFAIMTALGALLYGFVAPTLTGTSLGLFVVVFCALASMYGGGFATVPAYLADLFGTRYVGAIHGRLLSAWSLAGIIGPLIVSRMRDTALAAGTPRDLVYPSIYQALAALLLTAFIANLMIRPVDKRFHCAEETADTVPAPTTAVSTNQALTRSGRITIVLAICWAAVLVPIAWGIIRTLEKVAVLLD, encoded by the coding sequence ATGACCGAGGCCCTTGGCCGCGCCTCGCCAGGCGACTTGAAATGGCTCGACGCGGCCCGAACGGTGGCATCGCCTGGCTTTAATCGCTGGCTGGTGCCGCCCTGTGCGCTGGCGATCCACCTGTGTATCGGCATGGCCTATGGCTTCAGCGTCTTCTGGCTGCCGCTTGCCCGCGCAATCGGCGTCAGCGACCCGGTCGTCTGCACCGGCATGACCCTGGCCGACGCGCTGACGACGACCACTTGCGATTGGCGCGTCGGCGATCTCGTCTGGACCTATTCGATCTTCTTCGTCGTCCTGGGCGCAGCCGCGGCGCTCTGGGGCGGCTGGCTGGAACGCGTCGGCCCCCGCCGCGCCGGTGTGGTCGCTGCCTGCTGCTGGTGCGGCGGCATGGCCATCGGCGCCTATGGCGTCGCGGTTCACCAGCTCTGGCTGATCTGGCTCGGCACCGGGCTGATCGGCGGGATCGGCCTCGGGATCGGCTATATCTCGCCGGTATCGACGCTCATCAAATGGTTTCCCGATCGGCGCGGCCTGGCGACGGGAATGGCGATCATGGGCTTTGGCGGCGGCGCCATGGTCGGCAGCCCGCTCGCCGATCTGTTGATGCGGCACTTCGCCGACGACAGCCAGGTCGGCGTCTGGCAGACCATGCTCAGCCTTGCTGCGATCTATTTCGTCTTCATGATGGCAGGGGCGTTGGGTTACCGCGTGCCACGCGCCGGTTGGGCTCCGGCCGGCTGGACATCGCCCGGTGCTGAAACCGGTGTCGGGACAGGCTTCCATGTGCATCTGCGCGACGCGCACCGCACACCGCAGTTCTGGCTGGTGTGGCTGGTGCTGCTGCTCAATGTCTCGGCCTCCATCGGCATCATCGGCATCGCCTCCCCGATGCTGCAGGAGATTTTTGGCGGGCGTCTTATCGGTGCCGATGTCGCCTTCACCGCCTTCGACACCGATCAGAAGGCCGCCGCGGCTGCGGTCGGTGCGGGCTTTGTCGGGCTGATCAGCCTGTTCAACATCGGCGGCCGGCCGCTCTGGTCGTCGGCATCGGACCGGCTGGGGCGCAAGGCGACCTTTGCGATCATGACCGCGCTCGGCGCCCTATTATATGGCTTCGTTGCGCCGACGCTGACCGGGACCAGCCTCGGCCTGTTCGTTGTCGTCTTCTGTGCCCTTGCGTCGATGTATGGCGGCGGCTTTGCCACCGTGCCGGCCTATCTCGCCGACCTGTTCGGAACACGCTATGTCGGCGCCATCCACGGCCGCCTGTTGAGCGCCTGGTCGCTGGCCGGGATCATCGGCCCCCTCATCGTCAGCCGCATGCGCGACACCGCCCTGGCCGCCGGCACGCCGCGCGATCTGGTCTACCCGTCGATCTATCAGGCGCTGGCGGCACTCTTGTTGACCGCCTTTATCGCCAATCTGATGATCCGCCCCGTCGATAAGCGATTTCACTGCGCGGAAGAGACAGCGGATACGGTTCCGGCCCCGACGACCGCGGTCAGTACCAACCAAGCGTTAACGCGAAGCGGCCGGATAACCATAGTCCTTGCGATCTGCTGGGCCGCGGTTCTTGTTCCCATTGCCTGGGGCATCATCCGGACGTTGGAGAAGGTGGCGGTTCTGCTGGATTAG
- a CDS encoding NAD(P)H-dependent oxidoreductase, protein MTISAASRVLVLDGHPDAGSLCGSLAAIAAEAAEARGAAVKTLHLSALAFDPNLAGGYRTRQEHEPDLVMFLDALRWCDTLILVHPMWWGAAPAKLKGLIDRTFLPGIAFAYEGDGHFPKKLFEGRTSRVLITTDTPGWYLWFGYRNGWLNVLRRQILDFVGLKVTHMKTIGPIRGATPTMIDGFKAAARKLVS, encoded by the coding sequence ATGACAATATCTGCCGCGTCTCGCGTGCTCGTCCTCGATGGCCATCCGGATGCCGGATCGCTGTGCGGGTCGCTCGCGGCGATCGCCGCCGAAGCGGCCGAGGCACGCGGAGCCGCGGTCAAGACCCTGCACCTCTCGGCGCTGGCCTTCGATCCCAATCTCGCCGGTGGTTACAGGACGCGGCAGGAACATGAGCCCGATCTGGTCATGTTCCTCGATGCCTTGCGCTGGTGCGATACGCTGATCCTCGTCCACCCGATGTGGTGGGGTGCCGCGCCGGCCAAGCTCAAGGGCCTGATCGACCGGACCTTCCTGCCCGGCATCGCCTTTGCCTATGAAGGCGACGGGCATTTCCCCAAGAAGCTGTTCGAAGGCCGGACGTCGCGGGTGCTGATCACCACCGACACGCCGGGATGGTATTTGTGGTTCGGCTATCGCAACGGCTGGTTGAACGTCCTGCGCCGGCAGATACTCGATTTCGTCGGCCTGAAGGTCACCCATATGAAAACCATCGGCCCGATCCGCGGCGCCACGCCGACGATGATCGACGGGTTCAAGGCCGCGGCGCGCAAGCTGGTGTCGTGA
- a CDS encoding sodium:solute symporter family transporter gives MFLAGGTLTWLYIAGSITLTNLSTEQLVGMNGNQMLLLAWWELAGFLGLMILGFVFVPIYYRNNCTTVTELLERRYKGGSIRTVISAIFLLGNLLIYLPAALYSGSLFLKSMFGVDWPLLWFAIPMAVIAALYTISGGLKAVAVMDTFSGIGVLAIALLVVVLALYAVDFDLFSGVPAERVSMIGSNQSPIPFHTLFTGMLFIQIFYWSTNQNITQKAMTAPSVREAQKGVLAAAAVRVVVIPAIVVIPGVVGYKLFGPMGDASYGRVVAHVLPGWMSGAFAALMAAAVIAHTSAILNSSVALYALDFHDKFVRKVENFWKLAAWASAIFTISSIALVPAFESAKSIINLLQELNGLSSMPILSAFIAGLLFVNVDARAAVIGLLYGVAAYAVHSFILYKPGMLFPEQTFYQHIGLPWLHYIDVMVAVLASSVLVALAANRLIFGNRARYVGPGARSRR, from the coding sequence GTGTTTCTTGCCGGCGGAACGCTGACCTGGCTCTATATCGCGGGTTCGATAACGTTGACCAACCTGTCGACGGAGCAGCTCGTCGGCATGAACGGAAACCAGATGCTGCTGCTGGCATGGTGGGAACTTGCCGGCTTTCTCGGCTTGATGATCCTCGGTTTCGTGTTCGTGCCCATCTATTACCGGAACAACTGCACCACCGTCACCGAACTGCTCGAGCGGCGGTACAAGGGGGGCAGCATCCGGACGGTCATTTCGGCGATCTTTCTGCTCGGGAATCTTCTCATCTATCTGCCGGCCGCGCTCTATTCGGGCAGCCTGTTCCTGAAATCGATGTTCGGGGTCGATTGGCCACTGCTGTGGTTCGCCATTCCCATGGCGGTGATCGCCGCGCTCTACACGATCAGCGGCGGGCTGAAGGCGGTGGCGGTCATGGACACATTTTCCGGCATCGGTGTTCTGGCGATCGCGCTGCTGGTCGTGGTGCTGGCGCTATACGCGGTCGACTTCGACCTTTTCAGCGGCGTCCCTGCCGAGCGCGTTTCGATGATCGGGTCCAACCAGTCGCCGATTCCATTTCACACGCTCTTCACCGGCATGCTCTTCATCCAGATCTTCTACTGGTCGACCAACCAGAACATCACGCAAAAGGCGATGACGGCGCCGTCGGTGCGCGAGGCGCAGAAGGGCGTGCTTGCGGCGGCGGCCGTGCGCGTCGTGGTGATCCCGGCGATCGTCGTCATTCCTGGCGTTGTCGGCTACAAGCTCTTCGGGCCGATGGGCGATGCGAGCTACGGCCGGGTTGTCGCGCATGTCCTGCCCGGCTGGATGTCGGGCGCATTCGCCGCCCTGATGGCCGCCGCGGTGATCGCCCATACCAGCGCCATCCTCAACAGCTCGGTCGCGCTCTATGCGCTGGATTTTCATGACAAGTTCGTCCGGAAGGTCGAGAACTTCTGGAAGCTGGCTGCTTGGGCGTCGGCCATTTTCACCATTTCGTCGATCGCCTTGGTGCCGGCCTTTGAAAGCGCGAAAAGCATCATCAATTTGCTGCAGGAGCTGAACGGCCTGTCGTCGATGCCGATCCTTTCGGCCTTCATCGCGGGTTTGCTGTTCGTGAATGTCGACGCGCGCGCCGCGGTGATCGGCCTGCTTTACGGCGTTGCCGCCTATGCGGTGCACAGCTTCATTCTCTACAAGCCCGGAATGCTCTTTCCTGAGCAAACCTTCTACCAGCACATCGGCCTTCCCTGGCTTCACTACATCGATGTCATGGTCGCGGTGCTGGCCAGTTCGGTGCTCGTTGCACTCGCCGCCAACCGGCTGATTTTCGGTAATCGCGCGCGCTATGTCGGACCGGGGGCGCGATCGCGTCGGTAA